The genomic window AGCGCCGTCATCAGGGTGTCACGGTCGTTGACCTCCCAGGCCGAATGCAGCCACTGTGCTGCGTCCGGCCAGGCGTTGCGGCCACCCGGATACTCGGTGACCGACCTGAGTAGCGCACAAACACGCCAGCAGCGAGCCTTTGCAGCCTGTGGCCAGTGTTGAAATGCTTGATTAATCTTCCGGGACATCAGCAATCACGCCTAGGGGTTATCGCATCGACCAAGATTCACCTCGTCTTGCTTCAGGAGTGGCCTGGCACCATGATTTTGACAGCGCCAGCTCATAAGGGGCGCATAGTGTAACCCAGGTGGCAGCGGCCAGCCCACGCCAGGAGCAAAAACACCTCCGCCCGGCATGGCCGGGCGGAATTAACGCGTTGCGCTGGAAGGATACGCCTGCTCAGCCCGATTCCTTGACCTTGCTGATTATCCAGAGTAACACCACAGCACCGACAATCGCGGTGACCAGGGAACCAATAAAGCCACCCGCTTTCAGCCCCAGCAAACCAAACAGGAAACCACCCAATACGCCCCCAACAATACCCACCCCGATGTTGCCCAGGATGCCGAAGCCGCCTCCACGCATAATATTGCCGGCAATCCAGCCTGCCAGCCCGCCAATTATCAACCATGCAATCAAGCCCATATCAGACTCCTAGACTTATCATCTGTGTGGAATTTTACCTGTATCACTCGCATGTTCTACCATAGCATATCCCTCGACAATGTCGCCCGAGCACACAGGAGCAAGATAACTGATGATTCCCGATTCGCTTCGCCATTTGATAAAGGCTACCCAAGGCCAACAGACGGTTATCTGGCAGGAGCGTGAACTGGTGCTCTTCAACCAACCCTGGGGTGAGCTGGCCATTGCCCTGCAGGGTGCCCAGGTGGTGCACTTTCAACCGGCCGATGATGCCGCGCCCTGGCTATGGATGACGCCCACCCCCCAAGCACTGCCCGGTGCACTGCGCGGCGGTATCCCCTTATGCTGGCCGTGGTTTGGTGACGAACGCTATGCCGATGAAAGTGACGACCGCAGCGGCCCCTTCCACGGCCTGGCCCGCCATGCGTTGTGGCATCTGGAGGCAGTTGACGAGCACGAAGAAGGTATTGAAGCCCATCTTTCGCCACAAGATCGCCTGCATAGCCAGCTAAACGTCCGCGTCGTCATTCAGGCCAACGCTCAGCGCCTGCACGTTGAACTGATCAGTGAGAACTGCGGCACCGCTCCGGTCAAGATCAGTGCCGCCCTGCACAGCTATCTGGCGGTTGACCAGATTCAGCAATGCCGTCTTGAAGGGTTGGCCGGTGCGCGCTATCTCGATAAGCGCCGCGGCTTCGCCGAAGACGAGCAGCAAGGCACCCTGGCGATTCGCGGCCCTATCGACCGCATCTACCATAGCAACGCGGCGGTCATTCTGGATGACGGCAGCCGTCAACTGCGGATTGCCAAACACGACAGCGATTCAACCGTGGTATGGCACCCTGGCAGCGAGTTACCCGGTGATACTCCGGCAGAGGCCGCCGAGCACTTTTTATGCGTGGAAGCCGCCAATACCCGGCTCGACCCGGTCTGGCTGGTGCCGGACGCCCAGCACATCCTGGGTACCACTATCAGCCGTGCCTAGCGCCGCCGTTCACCTGCTGTTCACTCAAGCAGGCTTAACATCACCTTGATCTTTGATCACTTTTGGCCAACAAGGAACGCTTATCCATGAACCCTCAGTACTGGCTTGAAGCCGCGACGCTGGTTTTTAATCTGCTCGGCATGGTGGTTTGCCTAGTCGGGCTGACCCTGGCGCAGAAGATGACCCGCCGCTGGCCCGGCTATGTGATTGCCGTGATTGGTT from Halomonas sp. CH40 includes these protein-coding regions:
- a CDS encoding GlsB/YeaQ/YmgE family stress response membrane protein, with amino-acid sequence MGLIAWLIIGGLAGWIAGNIMRGGGFGILGNIGVGIVGGVLGGFLFGLLGLKAGGFIGSLVTAIVGAVVLLWIISKVKESG
- a CDS encoding D-hexose-6-phosphate mutarotase, which translates into the protein MIPDSLRHLIKATQGQQTVIWQERELVLFNQPWGELAIALQGAQVVHFQPADDAAPWLWMTPTPQALPGALRGGIPLCWPWFGDERYADESDDRSGPFHGLARHALWHLEAVDEHEEGIEAHLSPQDRLHSQLNVRVVIQANAQRLHVELISENCGTAPVKISAALHSYLAVDQIQQCRLEGLAGARYLDKRRGFAEDEQQGTLAIRGPIDRIYHSNAAVILDDGSRQLRIAKHDSDSTVVWHPGSELPGDTPAEAAEHFLCVEAANTRLDPVWLVPDAQHILGTTISRA